A genomic region of Micromonospora sp. NBC_01796 contains the following coding sequences:
- a CDS encoding M1 family metallopeptidase, with protein MTHGLRFGKSSGRTAVGARPAAVLAAAVAGVLVLTAGCTGPDGSGSSRDGRNFRPGADGVGDPYFPTYGNGGYDVANYGLKVRYDPADDKLSGTATITATATQDLSRFNLDLVGLKVDKVVVDGARSDYRHDDGELVITPKRGLARDDRFTVEVEYNGVPGPINSPDLGEGGFMATEDGAIALGQPESASTWFPVNDHPEDKASYDIAVTVPQELSALSNGVPGERSTDGGWTTWRWSERTPMASYLTTLVIGNYRVETGTHEGKPLVTAVAASLPEGGPAERSLDRTGEISDFLATQFGPYPFESYGGIALSDRRIGYALETQSRPVYGPAFFTSGPNDTVVAHELAHQWFGDSVSVRRWSDLWLNEGFATYAEWLWTEHDGGMTAQQSFDRAYQATDWSKPALDPGRSALFGRPVYQRGALAVHALRLTVGDEAFFRVLKTWTAEKRNGTVVTADLLTVAERVSGRTLRPLFDAWLSGTTAPPPPPPAS; from the coding sequence GTGACTCACGGTCTGCGGTTCGGAAAAAGCTCTGGACGTACGGCGGTCGGCGCGCGCCCGGCCGCCGTGCTCGCGGCGGCGGTGGCCGGGGTGCTGGTGTTGACCGCCGGCTGTACGGGTCCCGACGGCTCCGGGTCGTCGCGCGATGGGCGGAACTTCCGGCCGGGCGCCGACGGGGTCGGTGACCCGTACTTCCCGACCTACGGCAACGGCGGCTACGACGTGGCCAACTACGGGCTGAAGGTGCGGTACGACCCGGCAGACGACAAGCTCTCCGGCACCGCGACCATCACCGCGACCGCCACGCAGGACCTGTCCCGGTTCAATCTGGACCTGGTCGGGTTGAAGGTCGACAAGGTGGTGGTGGACGGCGCCCGGTCCGACTACCGCCACGACGACGGCGAGTTGGTGATCACCCCGAAGCGGGGGCTGGCCAGGGACGACCGGTTCACGGTCGAGGTGGAGTACAACGGCGTGCCGGGACCGATCAACAGCCCGGACCTCGGTGAGGGTGGGTTCATGGCCACCGAGGACGGTGCGATCGCGCTGGGCCAGCCCGAGTCGGCGAGCACCTGGTTCCCGGTCAACGACCATCCCGAGGACAAGGCCAGCTACGACATCGCGGTCACCGTCCCGCAGGAGCTGAGCGCGTTGAGCAACGGCGTACCGGGTGAGCGGTCGACCGATGGCGGGTGGACCACCTGGCGTTGGTCGGAGCGGACCCCCATGGCGAGCTACCTGACCACCCTGGTGATCGGGAACTACCGGGTGGAGACCGGCACGCACGAGGGGAAGCCGCTGGTGACGGCGGTGGCGGCGAGCCTGCCCGAGGGCGGACCGGCCGAACGGTCACTGGACCGGACCGGGGAGATCAGCGACTTCCTGGCCACCCAGTTCGGCCCGTACCCGTTCGAGTCGTACGGCGGGATCGCGCTCAGCGACCGCCGGATCGGGTACGCGTTGGAGACCCAGTCCCGGCCGGTCTACGGCCCCGCCTTCTTCACCTCCGGCCCGAACGACACGGTGGTCGCCCACGAGCTGGCCCACCAGTGGTTCGGTGACAGTGTCTCGGTACGCCGATGGAGCGACCTCTGGCTGAACGAGGGCTTCGCCACCTACGCGGAGTGGCTGTGGACGGAGCATGACGGCGGCATGACCGCGCAGCAGTCGTTCGACCGGGCGTACCAGGCCACGGACTGGTCGAAGCCGGCTCTGGATCCCGGTCGGTCGGCCCTGTTCGGTCGGCCGGTGTACCAGCGCGGGGCGCTGGCCGTACACGCGTTGCGGCTGACCGTCGGCGACGAGGCGTTCTTCCGGGTCCTGAAGACCTGGACGGCGGAGAAGCGCAACGGCACCGTGGTCACCGCCGACCTGCTCACGGTCGCCGAGCGGGTCTCCGGTCGTACGTTGCGCCCGCTCTTCGACGCCTGGCTCTCCGGCACCACCGCCCCGCCACCGCCGCCCCCGGCCTCCTGA
- a CDS encoding GuaB3 family IMP dehydrogenase-related protein, with protein MRDVVEIGLGKTAQRGYHLDDIAIVPSRRTRDVDDVSTAWQLDAYPFRIPCVGHPSDATMSPTSAAALGRLGGLGVLNVEGLWTRYEDPTKILEELSGLGEDSNATRRLQEVYAEPIRPELITERVRQMREAGGTVAVRVSPQHTLALAPVILDAGVDILVIQGTLVSAEHVSTTDEPLNLKEFIADLDLPVVVGGCTDYKTALHLMRTGAAGVIVGLGGDEWSTTESVLGIRVPMATAIADAAAARRDYLDETGGRYVHLIADGDLRTSGDIAKALGCGADAVMLGEPLSLCDEAPAAGAWWHPAASHPELPRGAFGVAEESLGSMERLLYGPADEPDGQQNLFGGLRRAMAKCGYRDLKEFQKVGLVLDLER; from the coding sequence ATGCGTGACGTGGTCGAAATCGGGCTGGGTAAAACCGCTCAACGCGGTTACCACCTGGACGACATCGCGATCGTGCCGAGCCGTCGTACCCGGGACGTGGACGACGTGTCCACGGCCTGGCAGCTCGACGCCTACCCGTTCCGGATCCCCTGCGTCGGGCACCCCTCGGACGCCACCATGAGCCCGACCTCGGCGGCCGCCCTCGGCCGGCTCGGCGGTCTCGGCGTGCTCAACGTCGAGGGTCTGTGGACCCGGTACGAGGACCCCACCAAGATCCTGGAGGAGCTGAGCGGGCTCGGTGAGGACTCCAACGCGACCCGCCGCCTCCAGGAGGTCTACGCCGAGCCGATCCGGCCGGAGCTGATCACCGAGCGGGTACGCCAGATGCGCGAGGCCGGCGGCACGGTGGCCGTACGGGTCTCCCCGCAGCACACCCTGGCCCTCGCCCCGGTGATCCTCGACGCGGGCGTGGACATCCTGGTGATCCAGGGCACGCTCGTCTCGGCGGAGCACGTCTCCACCACCGACGAGCCGCTGAACCTCAAGGAGTTCATCGCCGATCTCGACCTCCCGGTCGTGGTCGGTGGCTGCACCGACTACAAGACCGCGCTGCACCTGATGCGGACCGGTGCCGCCGGGGTGATCGTCGGTCTCGGCGGCGACGAGTGGTCGACCACCGAGTCGGTCCTCGGCATCCGGGTGCCGATGGCGACCGCGATCGCGGACGCCGCCGCCGCCCGCCGGGACTACCTCGACGAGACCGGTGGCCGGTACGTCCACCTGATCGCCGACGGTGACCTGCGCACCTCCGGCGACATCGCGAAGGCGCTCGGCTGCGGTGCGGACGCGGTGATGCTCGGCGAGCCGCTGTCGCTCTGCGACGAGGCGCCCGCCGCCGGTGCCTGGTGGCACCCGGCCGCCAGCCACCCGGAGCTGCCGCGAGGCGCGTTCGGGGTGGCCGAGGAGTCGCTCGGGTCGATGGAGCGGCTGCTCTACGGTCCGGCCGACGAGCCGGACGGCCAGCAGAACCTCTTCGGCGGCCTGCGCCGGGCGATGGCCAAGTGCGGTTACCGCGACCTGAAGGAGTTCCAGAAGGTCGGCCTCGTGCTTGACCTCGAACGGTAG
- the guaB gene encoding IMP dehydrogenase: protein MDNSPTNDLPSGSGDADQFGGLMPELPSGSARAVPLGLTFDDVLLQPAESDIVPSKVNTLTRVTRNVSIAIPLLSSPMDTVTEGRMAIAMARQGGIGVLHRNLSIEDQALQVDLVKRSEAGMVTNPITCSPEHTLRDVDALCGRYRISGVPVTDADGLLVGIVTNRDMRFVTDGDTPVRDIMTRMPLVTATVGVSKDEALELLRQHKVEKLPIVDASGRLRGLITVKDFAKSEQFPNASKDDAGRLRVAAAVGVGEDSYKRARTLVEAGVDVLIVDTAHGHQRAVLDMVTRLKKDTTVDVIGGNVATYTGAKALVEAGADAVKVGVGPGAICTTRVVAGVGVPQITAIMEAVRACRPAGVPVIADGGIQYSGDIAKAMVAGADTVMLGSLLAGCEESPGDLLIINGKQYKAYRGMGSLGAMQSRGQARSYSKDRYFQQDVTSEEKLVPEGVEGQVPYRGPLSSVAHQLIGGLRLAMGYVGAESIPELHRRGQLIRITAAGLKESHPHDIQMTVEAPNYHTR, encoded by the coding sequence ACCAGTTCGGCGGGCTGATGCCCGAGCTGCCCTCCGGTTCCGCCCGTGCGGTCCCGCTCGGACTCACCTTCGACGACGTGCTGTTGCAGCCCGCCGAGTCGGACATCGTGCCCAGCAAGGTGAACACGCTCACCCGGGTGACCCGCAACGTCTCCATCGCCATCCCGCTGCTGTCCAGCCCGATGGACACCGTCACCGAGGGCCGGATGGCGATCGCCATGGCCCGGCAGGGCGGCATCGGCGTACTGCACCGCAACCTCTCGATCGAGGACCAGGCGCTCCAGGTCGACCTGGTCAAGCGGTCCGAGGCGGGCATGGTGACCAACCCGATCACCTGTAGCCCGGAACACACCCTGCGGGACGTGGACGCGCTCTGCGGCCGGTACCGGATCTCCGGCGTCCCGGTCACCGACGCCGACGGCCTCCTGGTCGGCATCGTCACCAACCGGGACATGCGCTTCGTCACCGACGGAGACACCCCGGTCCGCGACATCATGACCCGGATGCCGCTGGTCACCGCGACCGTCGGAGTCTCCAAGGACGAGGCGCTGGAGCTGCTGCGCCAGCACAAGGTGGAGAAGCTCCCGATCGTCGACGCCAGCGGCCGGCTGCGCGGGCTGATCACCGTCAAGGACTTCGCCAAGAGCGAGCAGTTCCCGAACGCGAGCAAGGACGACGCCGGCCGGCTGCGGGTCGCCGCGGCGGTCGGGGTGGGCGAGGACTCGTACAAGCGGGCCCGGACCCTGGTCGAGGCGGGTGTCGACGTGCTGATCGTGGACACCGCCCACGGCCACCAGCGGGCCGTACTGGACATGGTCACCCGGTTGAAGAAGGACACCACGGTCGACGTGATCGGCGGCAACGTGGCCACGTACACCGGGGCGAAGGCCCTGGTCGAGGCCGGCGCCGACGCGGTCAAGGTCGGGGTCGGGCCGGGCGCCATCTGCACCACCCGGGTGGTGGCCGGGGTCGGCGTGCCGCAGATCACCGCGATCATGGAAGCCGTCCGGGCCTGCCGCCCGGCCGGGGTTCCGGTCATCGCCGACGGCGGCATCCAATACTCCGGCGACATCGCCAAGGCGATGGTGGCCGGCGCCGACACGGTGATGCTCGGCAGCCTGCTCGCCGGCTGCGAGGAGAGCCCCGGCGACCTGCTCATCATCAACGGCAAGCAGTACAAGGCGTACCGGGGGATGGGGTCGCTCGGCGCGATGCAGTCCCGTGGTCAGGCCCGGTCGTACTCCAAGGACCGCTACTTCCAGCAGGACGTGACCAGCGAGGAGAAGCTGGTTCCGGAGGGTGTCGAGGGGCAGGTGCCGTACCGGGGCCCGCTGTCCTCGGTCGCCCACCAGCTCATCGGCGGGCTCCGGCTCGCGATGGGGTACGTCGGCGCGGAGAGCATCCCCGAGCTGCACCGCCGTGGCCAGCTCATCCGGATCACCGCGGCGGGGCTGAAGGAGAGCCACCCGCACGACATCCAGATGACGGTCGAGGCACCGAACTACCACACCCGCTGA